In one window of Rhodopseudomonas palustris HaA2 DNA:
- a CDS encoding SDR family NAD(P)-dependent oxidoreductase, with the protein MRDFAGRIAVVTGGGTGMGRELARQLAAEGCHVAICDVSAEAMAETRRLCEADGLPQGLRLTTHIADVSIETQMNRFRDEVAAQHRTDCIHLLFNNAGIGGGGSMIINSRAQWERTFDICWGGVYLGTRIFLPMLIAADEGHIVNTSSVNGFWASIGPTTPHTAYSAAKFAVKGFSEALIGDLRLNAPHVKCSVVMPGHIGTSIVANSRKIQNNVAADELCADEIAAVRKRLAAAGIDEAQMSDDAIRAMVQERARSFLEEAPTSAAAAARIILDGVRAERWRILVGDDAHLLDQRVRAMPERAYETDFYQSFAAEVGWKLG; encoded by the coding sequence ATGAGGGATTTCGCCGGCAGGATTGCCGTGGTCACCGGCGGCGGCACCGGCATGGGCCGCGAACTCGCCCGCCAGCTCGCCGCCGAAGGCTGCCACGTCGCGATCTGCGATGTCTCCGCCGAGGCGATGGCCGAGACCCGGCGGCTGTGCGAAGCGGACGGGCTGCCGCAGGGGCTGCGGCTCACAACCCACATCGCCGACGTCTCGATCGAGACGCAGATGAACCGGTTTCGCGACGAGGTCGCGGCGCAGCACCGGACCGATTGCATCCATCTGCTGTTCAACAATGCCGGGATCGGCGGCGGCGGCAGCATGATCATCAACAGCCGCGCGCAATGGGAACGCACCTTCGACATCTGCTGGGGCGGCGTGTATCTCGGCACCCGGATCTTCCTGCCGATGCTGATCGCCGCGGACGAGGGCCACATCGTCAACACGTCGAGCGTCAACGGCTTCTGGGCGTCGATCGGGCCGACCACGCCGCACACCGCCTACAGCGCCGCGAAGTTTGCGGTGAAGGGCTTCTCGGAAGCGTTGATCGGCGATCTTCGGCTCAACGCGCCGCATGTGAAATGTTCGGTGGTGATGCCGGGCCACATCGGCACCTCGATCGTCGCCAATTCGCGCAAGATCCAGAACAACGTCGCGGCCGACGAACTCTGCGCCGACGAGATCGCGGCGGTCCGTAAGCGGCTTGCCGCGGCCGGCATCGACGAGGCGCAGATGTCCGACGACGCCATCCGGGCGATGGTGCAGGAGCGGGCACGCAGCTTCCTCGAGGAGGCGCCGACCAGTGCGGCGGCGGCGGCGCGCATCATTCTCGACGGCGTGCGCGCGGAACGCTGGCGCATCCTAGTCGGCGACGATGCGCATCTGCTCGATCAACGCGTCCGCGCCATGCCGGAGCGCGCCTACGAGACCGACTTCTACCAGAGCTTCGCCGCCGAAGTCGGCTGGAAGCTCGGCTGA
- a CDS encoding DUF169 domain-containing protein has product MDAAIAPETFDFAVMVADLNALLRLKTTVIGMKMFATAAEMEAIPKIRRPNAIHTTDQIVGMASRLGWTVGITGNDLVGAQCRAVIGLGPQDEQWLDGRSYVGVWHATPEDARKRQQALDVVPFGQYQAMAVSPLASGRLDPPDICLVYATPGQMIILINGLQYAGYKKFEWGVVGETACADSWGRALLTGEPSLSLPCFAERRYGGVPDEEMLMALKPAQLAKAIDGMKQLAKNGLRYPIAPYGIQADVRAGMGVSYGKT; this is encoded by the coding sequence ATGGACGCAGCGATTGCGCCGGAGACATTCGATTTCGCGGTCATGGTCGCCGACCTCAACGCGCTGCTGCGGCTGAAGACCACCGTGATCGGCATGAAGATGTTCGCGACCGCCGCCGAGATGGAGGCGATTCCAAAGATCCGCCGGCCGAACGCGATCCACACCACCGACCAGATCGTCGGCATGGCGTCGCGGCTCGGCTGGACCGTCGGCATCACCGGCAACGATCTGGTCGGCGCGCAATGCCGCGCGGTGATCGGGCTCGGCCCGCAGGACGAGCAGTGGCTCGACGGTCGCTCTTATGTCGGCGTGTGGCATGCGACGCCGGAGGATGCGCGCAAGCGCCAGCAGGCGCTCGACGTGGTGCCGTTCGGACAGTATCAGGCGATGGCGGTGTCGCCGCTGGCGAGCGGTCGGCTCGATCCGCCCGATATCTGCCTCGTCTATGCGACGCCTGGACAGATGATCATCCTGATCAACGGCCTGCAATATGCCGGCTACAAGAAATTCGAATGGGGCGTCGTGGGCGAGACCGCCTGCGCGGATTCATGGGGCAGGGCGCTCCTCACCGGCGAGCCGAGTCTGTCGCTGCCGTGCTTCGCCGAGCGCCGCTACGGCGGCGTGCCCGACGAAGAGATGCTGATGGCGCTGAAGCCGGCACAACTCGCTAAGGCGATCGACGGCATGAAGCAGCTCGCCAAGAACGGCCTGCGCTACCCGATCGCCCCTTATGGCATCCAGGCCGACGTCCGCGCCGGGATGGGGGTGTCGTACGGGAAGACGTAG
- a CDS encoding TonB-dependent siderophore receptor: protein MKFRTRKATKQTLLLCTVSLLALAADFPHGARAQSNLPAVTVDAPQPQQRARSAPTTSSRSTARATRRANRAATTPPQAAPMPSVHERIYAGTNSYVAGQSSAASKTDTPLIDTPRSVSVIDRKELDDRGVTSIPEAVRYSAGVTTGGYGYDPRFDQIYIRGFSTTTLGDFRDGLKQFPAGFSTFRTEPYQLDRVEIIKGPAAVLYGQSVPGGLVDRRSKFPVENQVNEIAIQAGTFDRFQTAFDIGGAASPDKSLLYRLVGVARSGDTNFDVADQRLMLAPSLTWRPTADTTLTTYALVQKDETDSSVAALNRNGKLLTVNGEYLRASDPKYDYLKLQQVQTGYKLEHRFDDVFTFRQHTRFSNLKTDSRYLSGSFANTTTSIYNRAAYAVGDEQTSWQTDNNLQADFATGPVAHRVLAGVNYDHNVWDFQFGGSGVQSAYALDISNPTYGIAGATPAYTSGSRSTQEQVGVYLQDQMRLGGWHLSLAGRHDWADQTRINTYTNAVTGQRNDSAFSYSAGLLYHFDNGVAPYVSYATSFQPTTSMAIDGSVLAPSEGEQFEAGVKYQPRADVLLTASVYDLTEKNAAKLAGYVNGVAYYASVGEIHVQGVELEARARLTPELETVTAYTFSDAEITKTTVASELNKVPAVTPKHTASSWLNYSFLNGPLDGLGLGVGVRYIDATWTSNANTDRNNGYTLVDLAMRYDLGKLARQFAGFQASVNANNIADEQIAVCNAGYCYLSQGRTVIGTLRYRW from the coding sequence ATGAAATTTCGAACAAGAAAAGCGACGAAGCAGACCCTTCTGCTTTGCACGGTCAGCCTGCTCGCACTGGCGGCCGATTTTCCGCACGGCGCGCGGGCGCAATCGAATCTGCCGGCGGTCACCGTCGACGCGCCGCAGCCGCAGCAGCGCGCGCGCAGCGCGCCGACGACATCGTCCCGCAGCACGGCGCGCGCGACGCGCCGCGCCAACCGCGCCGCGACGACGCCGCCCCAGGCCGCGCCGATGCCGTCGGTCCATGAGCGCATCTATGCCGGCACCAACAGCTATGTCGCCGGACAATCGAGCGCGGCCTCGAAGACCGACACGCCGCTGATCGACACGCCGCGTTCGGTCAGCGTGATCGATCGCAAGGAACTCGACGATCGAGGCGTCACCAGCATCCCGGAAGCGGTGCGCTATTCGGCGGGCGTCACCACCGGCGGCTACGGCTACGATCCGCGCTTCGACCAGATCTACATCCGCGGCTTCTCGACCACGACGCTCGGCGATTTCCGTGACGGGCTGAAGCAGTTTCCGGCCGGCTTCTCGACCTTCCGCACCGAGCCGTATCAGCTCGACCGCGTCGAGATCATCAAGGGGCCGGCCGCGGTGCTGTACGGCCAATCGGTGCCGGGCGGACTGGTCGATCGGCGGTCGAAATTTCCGGTGGAAAACCAGGTCAACGAGATCGCGATTCAGGCCGGCACGTTCGATCGCTTCCAGACCGCCTTCGACATCGGCGGCGCCGCCAGTCCCGACAAGTCGCTGCTGTATCGGCTGGTCGGTGTCGCCCGCAGCGGCGACACCAATTTCGACGTCGCCGATCAAAGGCTGATGCTGGCGCCGTCGCTGACCTGGCGACCGACCGCCGACACCACGCTGACGACCTACGCGCTGGTGCAGAAGGACGAGACCGATTCCAGCGTCGCCGCGCTCAACCGCAACGGCAAATTGCTGACCGTCAACGGCGAATATCTGCGCGCCAGCGATCCCAAATACGACTATCTGAAGCTGCAGCAGGTGCAGACCGGCTACAAGCTCGAGCACCGCTTCGACGACGTCTTCACCTTCCGGCAGCACACGCGGTTCTCCAATCTGAAGACGGACTCGCGCTATCTCAGCGGAAGTTTCGCCAATACCACGACGTCGATCTACAATCGCGCCGCCTATGCGGTGGGCGACGAGCAGACCAGTTGGCAGACCGACAACAATCTGCAGGCGGATTTCGCCACCGGCCCGGTGGCGCACCGGGTGCTGGCCGGCGTGAACTACGACCACAATGTCTGGGACTTCCAGTTCGGCGGCAGCGGCGTGCAGTCGGCCTACGCGCTCGACATCTCCAATCCAACCTACGGGATCGCCGGCGCGACGCCGGCCTACACCTCCGGTTCGCGCTCGACCCAGGAGCAGGTGGGCGTCTATCTGCAGGATCAGATGCGGCTCGGCGGCTGGCACCTGTCGCTGGCCGGGCGTCACGACTGGGCCGATCAGACCCGGATCAACACCTACACCAACGCCGTCACCGGTCAGCGCAACGATTCCGCCTTCTCCTACAGCGCCGGGTTGCTGTACCATTTCGACAACGGCGTCGCGCCCTATGTCAGCTACGCGACCTCATTCCAGCCGACGACCTCGATGGCGATCGACGGCAGCGTGCTGGCGCCGTCCGAAGGCGAGCAGTTCGAGGCCGGCGTGAAATATCAGCCGCGTGCCGACGTGTTGCTGACCGCCTCGGTCTACGACCTGACGGAGAAGAACGCCGCCAAGCTCGCCGGCTACGTCAACGGCGTCGCCTATTACGCCTCGGTCGGCGAGATTCACGTCCAGGGCGTCGAGCTCGAGGCGCGGGCGCGACTGACGCCCGAATTGGAGACGGTGACGGCCTATACGTTCTCCGATGCCGAGATCACCAAGACGACCGTCGCCAGCGAGCTGAACAAGGTTCCGGCGGTGACGCCGAAACACACCGCGTCGAGCTGGCTCAACTATTCGTTCCTGAACGGCCCGCTCGACGGACTAGGGCTGGGTGTCGGCGTCCGCTACATCGATGCCACCTGGACGTCGAATGCCAACACCGATCGCAACAATGGCTACACGCTGGTCGATCTGGCGATGCGTTACGATCTCGGCAAGCTGGCGCGGCAGTTCGCCGGGTTCCAAGCCTCGGTCAACGCCAACAACATCGCCGACGAGCAGATCGCGGTGTGCAACGCCGGCTATTGCTATCTCAGCCAGGGGCGCACCGTGATCGGCACGCTGCGCTATCGCTGGTAG
- a CDS encoding methyl-accepting chemotaxis protein, with the protein MKIGRLFAISMLSVTALAILPAAQVVIEQVRAVNDKADAIKTVEAFGAVLLFAQEVVSHRAPYIGPLFQEPVATPAQLEAVRKIKQSSEAAFAKARAQVANVSETEAIRRSLEQAAAKLADLQTLVEPSLSAPLSGRDQAAIKSFLPGIAQTAVAIEPILNRLQNHVANADASLTTLLDVARTAQDLRVTAGGRAASLSPALNTRRALTAAEKAAMDRAQGRTEIDRDRLEASIDQIGNPERLLAAFNDARDTYFARALPIVDKEIAAGLSDLNYALTADKLADTVVPAVQKFYLVRDSAIAEARNRAIAARDQAYLMLSLATVVVVALFGILVFVTMLLRRRVINPIVHLTGLIGQMAAGNDDVAIPTCDRDDEIAAMTGSLQTFKEALLEKKRAEQAAAADAQSKIERGQRVERFTRDFEMVIGEVVGVVSSASGDLERSAASLTTTAARSLELATVVTSASEEASTNVHSVAAAAEEMSSSVNEISRQVQDSARIASEALAQARKTNDNVAELAKAAARIGDVVELINAIAGQTNLLALNATIEAARAGEAGRGFAVVASEVKALAEQTAKATGEIGQQIGGIQAATNESVGSIKDIGETIARMSEIASAIASAVEEQSSATREISSNVQQAAHGTQQVSANIASVRQGADETGSASSQVLAAAKALSGQSSRLRDEVSRFLNSVRAA; encoded by the coding sequence ATGAAGATCGGCCGCCTCTTTGCAATTTCGATGCTTTCGGTGACGGCTCTGGCCATCCTCCCTGCTGCACAGGTCGTGATTGAGCAGGTCAGGGCTGTCAACGACAAGGCCGATGCGATCAAGACAGTGGAGGCATTCGGCGCCGTGCTGCTGTTCGCGCAGGAGGTCGTGAGCCACCGCGCCCCCTACATCGGGCCGCTGTTCCAGGAGCCGGTCGCGACACCCGCGCAGCTCGAGGCGGTGCGCAAGATCAAGCAGTCGTCCGAAGCCGCCTTCGCCAAGGCGCGCGCGCAGGTCGCGAACGTCTCCGAGACCGAAGCCATCCGCCGCAGCCTGGAGCAGGCCGCAGCCAAGCTGGCTGACCTTCAAACGTTGGTGGAACCCAGCCTTTCCGCGCCGCTGAGCGGACGTGATCAAGCCGCGATCAAGAGTTTCCTGCCCGGTATCGCGCAGACCGCCGTGGCGATCGAGCCGATCCTGAATCGGCTTCAGAACCATGTTGCCAATGCGGATGCATCGCTGACGACCCTGCTCGACGTAGCCCGCACCGCGCAGGATCTGCGCGTGACGGCGGGCGGACGTGCGGCGTCGCTGTCGCCTGCGCTCAACACCCGGCGCGCGTTGACCGCGGCAGAGAAGGCAGCGATGGACCGTGCCCAGGGCCGTACCGAGATTGATCGTGACCGTCTGGAGGCCAGCATCGACCAGATCGGCAATCCGGAGCGTCTGTTGGCCGCATTCAACGACGCCAGGGACACCTACTTTGCGCGCGCGCTTCCGATCGTCGACAAGGAGATCGCGGCCGGATTGAGCGACCTCAACTATGCGCTCACGGCGGATAAGCTGGCCGACACGGTGGTGCCTGCGGTGCAGAAATTCTACTTAGTACGAGATTCGGCCATCGCCGAGGCGCGCAACCGTGCGATCGCCGCGCGTGACCAAGCCTATCTGATGCTATCGCTGGCGACGGTCGTCGTCGTGGCCTTGTTCGGCATTCTCGTGTTCGTCACCATGCTGCTGCGCCGCCGCGTCATCAACCCGATCGTGCACCTGACCGGCCTGATCGGCCAGATGGCGGCCGGCAATGACGACGTGGCGATCCCGACCTGCGACCGCGACGACGAGATCGCCGCGATGACCGGCTCGCTGCAGACCTTCAAGGAAGCGCTGTTGGAGAAGAAGCGTGCAGAGCAGGCGGCTGCGGCGGACGCGCAGTCTAAGATCGAGCGGGGCCAGCGGGTGGAGAGGTTCACGCGCGATTTTGAGATGGTGATTGGCGAGGTCGTTGGCGTCGTTTCATCCGCGTCGGGCGATCTCGAGCGCTCCGCCGCATCCCTGACGACGACGGCGGCCCGCTCGCTGGAGCTCGCCACCGTGGTGACATCGGCGTCCGAGGAAGCTTCGACCAACGTGCATTCGGTCGCCGCGGCGGCAGAGGAGATGAGCTCGTCGGTCAACGAGATAAGCCGTCAGGTGCAGGACTCCGCGCGCATCGCCAGCGAGGCGCTGGCGCAGGCCCGCAAGACCAACGACAATGTCGCCGAGCTCGCAAAGGCGGCGGCGCGGATCGGCGACGTCGTCGAGCTGATCAATGCGATCGCGGGGCAAACCAATCTGCTCGCGCTTAACGCCACCATCGAGGCCGCCCGCGCCGGCGAGGCCGGCCGCGGCTTCGCGGTGGTCGCCTCGGAGGTCAAGGCGCTGGCCGAGCAGACCGCTAAGGCGACCGGAGAGATTGGCCAGCAGATCGGCGGCATCCAGGCTGCGACCAATGAATCGGTTGGTTCGATCAAGGACATCGGCGAGACCATCGCCCGGATGTCGGAGATCGCCTCCGCCATCGCCTCTGCCGTCGAGGAGCAGAGCTCGGCCACGCGCGAAATCTCGAGCAACGTCCAGCAGGCCGCCCACGGCACCCAACAGGTCTCGGCGAACATTGCCAGTGTCCGGCAGGGCGCCGACGAGACCGGCTCGGCCTCCTCACAGGTACTGGCGGCCGCGAAGGCCCTGTCCGGCCAGAGCAGCCGCCTCCGCGACGAGGTCAGCCGCTTCCTGAATTCCGTTCGCGCGGCGTGA
- a CDS encoding glycosyltransferase family 4 protein: protein MAPLPNQPLRIVHAVRAPVGGIIRHILDLANGQADRGHELALITDSLTGGDRAAAALAEIAPRLKLGVYRIPIHREPSPTDPLVWLRFARLIQRLQPDVLHGHGAKAGVFMRIVPKPAQAIRVYTPHGGSLHYPTSTAKGQLYSRMERLLMNRTELFLFESEFARNTYERMIGKPDGLVRCVFNGVTAGEFDPIKPAEATTDVAYVGEFRKIKGADLLIEAVARLRADGRPVTLTLGGDGEESAALKAQVAQLGLNDAVRFVGHVRARDGFAKGRLLVVPSRGDSMPYVVIEAAAAGVPMIAANVGGIPEIFGPEHAGALFAPGRPAAMADAIGAALDDLPGAQERARALRERIFLHFSQKAMVEGVMAGYRSAFASGGCDQAATAEQP, encoded by the coding sequence ATGGCTCCCCTCCCGAACCAGCCGTTGCGAATCGTCCACGCGGTTCGCGCCCCCGTCGGCGGCATCATCCGCCACATCCTGGACCTCGCCAACGGTCAGGCCGATCGCGGCCACGAACTGGCACTGATCACCGACAGCCTCACCGGTGGCGACCGCGCCGCGGCCGCACTGGCGGAGATCGCGCCCAGGCTGAAGCTCGGCGTCTATCGGATACCGATCCACCGCGAGCCGTCGCCGACCGATCCGCTGGTGTGGCTCCGGTTCGCGAGGCTGATCCAGCGCCTACAGCCGGACGTTCTGCACGGCCACGGCGCCAAGGCCGGCGTGTTCATGCGCATCGTGCCGAAGCCCGCGCAAGCGATCCGGGTTTACACCCCGCACGGCGGTTCGCTGCATTATCCGACCTCGACGGCGAAGGGGCAGCTTTACAGCCGGATGGAGCGGCTGCTGATGAACCGGACCGAGCTGTTTCTGTTCGAGAGCGAATTTGCGCGGAACACGTACGAGCGGATGATCGGCAAGCCCGACGGGCTGGTGCGCTGCGTGTTCAACGGCGTCACCGCCGGCGAGTTCGACCCGATCAAACCCGCCGAAGCCACCACCGACGTCGCCTATGTCGGCGAATTCCGCAAGATCAAGGGCGCCGACCTCCTGATCGAAGCCGTCGCCAGGCTCCGCGCCGACGGCCGCCCGGTGACGCTGACGCTCGGCGGCGACGGCGAAGAATCCGCGGCGTTGAAAGCCCAGGTCGCGCAGCTCGGCTTGAACGATGCGGTGCGCTTCGTCGGGCACGTCAGGGCGCGCGACGGTTTTGCCAAGGGACGGCTGTTGGTGGTGCCGTCGCGAGGCGACTCGATGCCCTATGTGGTGATCGAGGCCGCCGCAGCAGGCGTTCCGATGATCGCCGCCAATGTCGGCGGCATCCCGGAGATCTTCGGGCCCGAGCATGCCGGCGCGCTGTTCGCGCCGGGCCGTCCGGCCGCCATGGCCGATGCGATCGGCGCGGCGCTCGACGATCTGCCCGGCGCGCAGGAACGCGCCCGGGCGCTGCGGGAACGGATCTTCCTGCATTTCTCCCAGAAGGCGATGGTCGAGGGCGTGATGGCCGGCTACCGCTCAGCCTTCGCCAGCGGGGGCTGCGACCAAGCGGCAACCGCCGAGCAGCCGTAA
- a CDS encoding MerR family transcriptional regulator yields MDKAPDAFRTISEVADELDIPQHVLRFWETRFTQIKPMKRSGGRRYYRPDDVDLLKGIRRLLYGEGYTIRGVQRILKEHGIKSVQRLADNEASATFGAVEEAIGRSVAEEDYEPAPGGIDLDDDDYEGENEGLDLHAMMAEPDLRAAAAPARSASQATARRAPAFEDDDDDLPAMASPAPRLNLPPLDLPPANNAPARPPVDLAPLKAVLQDLIACREALDAAMKDG; encoded by the coding sequence TTGGACAAAGCGCCGGATGCATTCCGAACCATCAGCGAAGTCGCCGACGAACTCGACATTCCGCAGCACGTCTTGAGGTTCTGGGAGACGCGGTTCACCCAGATCAAGCCGATGAAGCGCTCGGGCGGCCGGCGCTACTACCGGCCGGACGACGTCGACCTGCTCAAGGGCATCCGCCGGCTGCTGTACGGCGAAGGCTACACCATTCGCGGCGTCCAGCGGATCCTCAAGGAGCACGGCATCAAGTCGGTGCAGCGGCTCGCCGACAACGAGGCCAGCGCCACTTTCGGCGCGGTCGAGGAAGCGATCGGCCGCAGCGTCGCCGAGGAAGACTACGAGCCCGCGCCCGGCGGCATCGATCTCGACGACGACGACTACGAGGGCGAGAACGAGGGCCTCGACCTGCACGCCATGATGGCGGAACCCGACCTGCGCGCCGCAGCGGCACCGGCCCGCTCGGCCAGCCAGGCAACGGCCCGTCGCGCCCCCGCATTCGAGGACGACGATGACGACCTGCCGGCAATGGCGTCGCCGGCGCCACGGCTGAATCTGCCGCCGCTGGACCTGCCGCCGGCGAATAATGCCCCGGCGCGTCCGCCGGTCGATCTCGCCCCGCTGAAGGCCGTGCTGCAGGACCTGATCGCCTGCCGCGAGGCGCTCGACGCCGCAATGAAGGACGGCTGA
- a CDS encoding undecaprenyl-phosphate glucose phosphotransferase: MEPISARTMIDAAAQAAAGNDTIRPTVERRKRLSPAALAVTNEKVPEAYSPIVIAGLVRLADFVLIAGVGIALYLGYVARRDGVHWEYIAAIIGMTVTAVISFQAADIYQVQVFRGTLKQMTRMISAWSFVFLLFIGASFFAKLGGDVSRLWLASFYVIGLALLIVGRLVLRNLVRHWARQGRLDRRTIIVGSDENGERLINALKAQEDDDSDIRLLGVFDDRNDSRALDTCAGSPKLGKIDDILEFARRTRVDLVLFALPISAETRILDMLKKLWVLPVDIRLSAHTNKLRFRPRAYSYLGNVPTLEVFEAPITDWDQVTKRLFDHVVGGLILLAAAPVMALVALAIKLDSPGPVLFRQKRFGFNNERIDVFKFRSMYHHLADPTASKVVTRNDPRVTRVGKFIRRTSLDELPQLFNVVFKSNLSLVGPRPHAVQGKLQHRLFDETVDGYFARHRVKPGITGWAQINGWRGEIDNEEKIQKRVEFDLYYIENWSVLFDLFILLKTPWALLKGENAY, encoded by the coding sequence GTGGAACCGATCAGCGCCCGCACCATGATCGACGCCGCTGCGCAGGCCGCAGCGGGCAATGACACGATCCGGCCGACGGTGGAGCGGCGCAAGCGGCTGTCGCCGGCGGCGCTCGCTGTGACCAACGAAAAAGTCCCCGAAGCCTATTCCCCGATCGTGATCGCCGGACTGGTGCGGCTCGCCGATTTCGTGCTGATCGCCGGCGTGGGCATCGCGCTGTATCTCGGCTACGTCGCGCGCCGCGACGGCGTGCATTGGGAGTACATCGCCGCGATCATCGGAATGACCGTGACGGCCGTGATCAGCTTCCAGGCTGCCGACATCTACCAGGTCCAGGTGTTCCGCGGCACGCTGAAGCAGATGACGCGGATGATCTCCGCGTGGTCGTTCGTGTTCTTGCTGTTCATCGGCGCATCCTTCTTCGCCAAGCTCGGCGGCGACGTCTCGCGGCTGTGGCTGGCGTCGTTCTACGTCATCGGGCTCGCGCTATTGATCGTCGGTCGTCTGGTTCTGCGCAATCTGGTCCGGCACTGGGCGCGCCAGGGCCGGCTCGACCGCCGCACCATCATCGTCGGCTCCGACGAGAACGGCGAGCGATTGATCAACGCGCTGAAGGCGCAAGAGGACGACGATTCCGACATCCGCCTCCTCGGCGTGTTCGACGACCGCAACGATTCCCGCGCCCTCGACACCTGCGCGGGCAGCCCGAAGCTCGGCAAGATCGACGATATTCTCGAATTTGCCCGACGCACCCGGGTCGATCTGGTGCTGTTCGCGCTTCCGATTTCGGCCGAGACCCGCATCCTCGACATGCTGAAGAAGCTCTGGGTGCTACCGGTCGACATCCGGCTGTCGGCGCACACCAACAAGCTGCGCTTTCGCCCCCGCGCCTATTCGTATCTCGGCAACGTGCCGACGCTCGAAGTGTTCGAGGCGCCGATCACCGATTGGGATCAGGTGACGAAGCGATTGTTCGATCACGTCGTCGGCGGGCTGATCCTGCTCGCGGCCGCGCCGGTGATGGCGCTGGTTGCGCTGGCGATCAAGCTCGACAGCCCGGGCCCGGTGCTGTTTCGTCAGAAACGGTTCGGTTTCAACAACGAGCGCATCGACGTCTTCAAGTTCCGCTCGATGTATCATCACCTTGCCGACCCGACCGCGTCGAAGGTGGTGACCAGGAACGATCCGCGCGTCACCCGCGTCGGGAAATTCATCCGCCGCACCAGCCTCGACGAATTGCCGCAGCTGTTCAACGTGGTGTTCAAGAGCAATCTGTCGCTGGTCGGCCCGCGGCCGCACGCCGTTCAGGGCAAGCTGCAGCATCGGCTGTTCGACGAGACCGTCGACGGTTACTTCGCCCGCCACCGCGTCAAGCCGGGCATCACCGGCTGGGCCCAGATCAACGGTTGGCGCGGCGAGATCGACAACGAAGAGAAGATCCAGAAGCGCGTCGAGTTCGACCTGTACTACATCGAAAACTGGTCGGTGCTGTTCGACCTGTTCATCCTCCTGAAGACGCCGTGGGCGCTGCTGAAGGGTGAGAACGCGTACTGA
- a CDS encoding integration host factor subunit alpha, translated as MTGTGRTVTRVDLCEAVYQKVGLSRTESSAFVELVLKEITDCLEKGETVKLSSFGSFLVRQKGQRIGRNPKTGTEVPISPRRVMVFKPSAILKQRINANGTASSMSSSANAAAGDKSESASGT; from the coding sequence ATGACCGGAACCGGACGAACAGTCACACGTGTCGATCTTTGTGAGGCGGTCTACCAAAAGGTGGGCCTGTCACGCACGGAGTCGTCGGCATTTGTCGAACTGGTATTGAAAGAGATCACCGACTGCCTCGAGAAGGGCGAGACGGTGAAGCTGTCGTCGTTCGGTTCGTTTTTGGTGAGACAGAAGGGCCAGCGGATCGGCCGTAATCCCAAGACCGGGACCGAGGTGCCGATCTCGCCGCGCCGCGTGATGGTGTTCAAGCCGTCCGCGATCCTCAAGCAGCGCATCAATGCCAACGGCACCGCATCGTCGATGTCGTCGTCCGCCAATGCCGCGGCCGGCGACAAGTCCGAATCGGCATCCGGCACCTGA